A portion of the Oxynema aestuarii AP17 genome contains these proteins:
- a CDS encoding IS630 family transposase: MNIIDELDNFIENTTNTKEMKRALAAKMKLSGQPSKKIEEILNVSSSFVSQWKNKAIFEGVESLNLQYKGSKGYLKPEEKTQITSWIRQQEYLRLSDLKRYLQQEYNVIYSSNQSYYDLLKAAGMSWKKSQKKNPAKDEKLVKKKEEEIQKKLKDWEEDIKAGKLAVFMIDECHLLWGDVLGFVWGRKDIRVEIPIKNQKSRQSYYGALDYQTHEFILQEYPKADTDNTIQFIQYLREQRPGQKLAIFWDGARYHDSQQFRDFLKELNEGLEEDEWLITCTKFAPNAPEQNPVEDIWLQTKNFLRTFYFLCDSFKRVKELFKIFADGQVFDFPKLYSYGFLPQMT; encoded by the coding sequence ATGAATATCATAGACGAGCTAGATAATTTCATTGAAAATACCACAAATACCAAAGAAATGAAGAGAGCATTGGCAGCCAAAATGAAATTATCTGGTCAACCCTCTAAGAAAATTGAAGAAATATTAAATGTTTCTTCGAGCTTCGTTAGTCAATGGAAAAATAAAGCAATTTTTGAGGGTGTTGAGAGTTTGAATCTTCAATACAAAGGAAGTAAAGGCTATCTAAAACCGGAAGAAAAAACACAAATCACTTCATGGATAAGACAACAAGAGTATTTGAGATTGTCTGACTTAAAACGATATTTGCAGCAAGAATACAACGTGATTTATTCTTCAAATCAAAGTTATTATGACTTGCTGAAAGCGGCTGGCATGAGCTGGAAAAAGTCGCAAAAAAAGAATCCAGCCAAAGATGAAAAGCTAGTCAAAAAAAAAGAAGAAGAAATTCAAAAGAAGCTTAAGGACTGGGAAGAGGATATCAAAGCTGGAAAGCTTGCTGTGTTTATGATTGATGAATGTCATCTTCTTTGGGGAGACGTCTTGGGTTTTGTTTGGGGAAGAAAAGATATAAGAGTCGAAATTCCCATTAAAAACCAAAAAAGTCGCCAAAGTTATTATGGCGCTTTAGATTACCAAACTCATGAATTTATTCTTCAAGAATACCCGAAAGCCGATACCGACAATACCATTCAGTTTATACAATACTTACGAGAACAAAGACCGGGACAAAAATTAGCCATTTTTTGGGATGGTGCCAGGTATCACGACTCTCAACAATTTCGAGATTTTTTAAAAGAGCTAAATGAAGGCTTAGAAGAAGATGAATGGTTGATTACTTGTACGAAGTTTGCTCCGAATGCTCCCGAGCAAAATCCAGTTGAAGATATTTGGCTGCAAACTAAAAATTTCTTGAGAACATTTTATTTTTTATGTGATTCATTTAAAAGAGTTAAAGAGCTATTCAAGATATTTGCTGATGGCCAAGTTTTTGATTTCCCTAAGCTATATTCTTATGGATTTTTGCCACAAATGACTTAG